Proteins encoded together in one Yersinia mollaretii ATCC 43969 window:
- a CDS encoding FAD:protein FMN transferase: MVVVVALLLTGCGPEQINLDGKTMGTSYSIKYVSDSSTPSPEKLQQEIDRELEAVNDQMSTYRPGSELSRFNTSREVDTPFPVSAATAKVVREAIRINRLTDGALDVTVGPLVNLWGFGPEGRPDTVPTEAEIAKRRAWVGIDKLAVENGALVKRIPELYVDLSSIAKGYGVDVVAEYLEANNITNYMVDIGGEVRTRGNNGESKPWRIAIEKPVSGMAQSAQEIIEPGRMAIATSGDYRNYFEQNGVRYSHTIDPDTGRPINHRLVSITVLDPSCMTADGLSTGLDVLGPERGMALANLLDIPVLMIVKTDQGFEERYSDAFQPYRQKRP, translated from the coding sequence ATGGTTGTGGTGGTGGCGTTGTTGCTGACGGGGTGTGGCCCCGAGCAAATCAATCTCGATGGTAAAACCATGGGAACCTCATACTCAATTAAGTATGTGAGTGACTCATCGACACCTAGCCCAGAGAAGCTACAGCAGGAAATAGATCGCGAGTTGGAAGCCGTTAATGACCAGATGTCGACTTATCGGCCAGGTTCTGAATTGAGCCGTTTTAACACCAGCCGAGAGGTGGATACCCCTTTCCCCGTTTCTGCTGCGACAGCGAAAGTGGTCCGGGAAGCAATTCGAATTAACCGCCTGACCGACGGCGCATTGGATGTGACTGTCGGGCCATTGGTCAATTTATGGGGGTTCGGCCCGGAAGGGCGACCAGATACGGTGCCTACCGAAGCTGAAATTGCTAAACGTCGGGCGTGGGTCGGTATTGATAAACTGGCGGTAGAAAACGGGGCTTTGGTCAAACGAATCCCCGAACTGTATGTCGATCTCTCCTCTATTGCTAAAGGTTATGGGGTCGATGTAGTGGCTGAATATCTGGAAGCTAATAATATCACCAACTATATGGTTGATATCGGTGGTGAAGTGCGGACTCGTGGCAACAATGGGGAGAGCAAACCGTGGCGCATTGCGATTGAGAAGCCCGTGTCTGGCATGGCACAAAGTGCCCAAGAGATTATTGAGCCTGGGCGCATGGCAATAGCCACTTCTGGGGATTATCGTAACTATTTCGAACAGAATGGTGTCCGTTATTCTCACACTATTGATCCTGATACCGGCCGACCCATTAACCATCGGTTGGTGTCGATCACGGTTCTAGATCCGAGCTGTATGACAGCGGATGGGCTATCGACTGGGCTAGATGTTCTTGGACCGGAGCGGGGAATGGCATTAGCCAATCTGCTTGATATTCCGGTATTGATGATTGTCAAAACCGATCAGGGCTTTGAGGAACGCTATTCCGATGCATTCCAGCCTTATCGACAAAAACGGCCTTAA
- the nqrM gene encoding (Na+)-NQR maturation NqrM, giving the protein MLTVFIASFVFFLLAIAAMSLGYIVKRKTLQGSCGGIGALGMEKVCDCPEPCDARKKRLAKESARQKALDKYRIL; this is encoded by the coding sequence ATGTTGACTGTTTTTATCGCGTCCTTTGTCTTCTTCCTATTGGCTATCGCTGCGATGTCGCTCGGCTATATCGTAAAACGTAAAACCTTACAGGGCAGTTGTGGCGGCATTGGGGCGTTGGGGATGGAAAAAGTCTGTGATTGCCCTGAGCCTTGTGATGCTCGTAAGAAACGTTTGGCGAAAGAGTCTGCTCGCCAGAAGGCGCTGGATAAATATCGTATTTTATAG
- a CDS encoding glycerophosphodiester phosphodiesterase family protein produces the protein MRNYIMATLLLSSGFSANAQSVASPVLHPTPQIIAHRGGTADAPENTLPAIKKALDNDANAIWITLQLSKDNIPVLYRPSDLKELTNESGKISDYTAQQLAKVGANVAYDKKNNITPKTDAHIGIPTLDEVLKQFPTTTFYLDIKSPDANPATFAKVLQKVLEATTKNEENRLSRTRVYSTDDTYLTALDAVNKTNDPSHQVKRFESRDLTRTQLANITMDHKCDLPTDNKDRWYGLELHRNVEVVEKYTLGEGRSNAVLSWDKEAVDCFRKNTNAHIIFFGINTLEDYKKAKELGADGILVDSPAMFKKIVNDNRYL, from the coding sequence ATGCGAAATTATATAATGGCGACTTTACTATTATCTTCTGGTTTTTCAGCAAACGCACAGTCTGTTGCATCGCCTGTATTACACCCGACACCACAAATTATTGCTCACCGTGGGGGAACGGCTGACGCACCGGAAAATACACTACCTGCCATCAAAAAAGCGTTAGATAATGATGCCAATGCAATTTGGATCACACTGCAATTGTCAAAAGATAATATTCCCGTATTGTATCGCCCCTCTGACCTTAAGGAATTAACGAATGAATCAGGAAAGATCTCTGATTATACTGCACAGCAACTTGCAAAAGTTGGCGCTAATGTTGCTTATGATAAAAAAAATAATATTACACCTAAGACAGATGCGCATATTGGTATTCCCACACTTGATGAAGTATTGAAACAGTTTCCTACCACCACATTTTATCTCGACATCAAATCCCCAGATGCAAATCCGGCGACTTTTGCCAAAGTGCTACAAAAAGTACTTGAGGCGACTACTAAAAATGAGGAAAACCGCCTATCCCGCACCCGTGTCTACTCCACCGACGATACTTACTTAACTGCGCTGGACGCAGTGAATAAGACAAATGATCCATCACATCAGGTAAAACGTTTCGAAAGCCGCGACCTTACGCGGACTCAGTTAGCCAACATCACCATGGATCATAAATGTGATTTACCAACAGATAATAAAGATCGTTGGTATGGATTGGAATTACATCGCAACGTTGAAGTCGTAGAGAAATATACGCTAGGTGAAGGGCGTTCTAACGCGGTATTAAGTTGGGATAAAGAAGCTGTTGACTGTTTCCGTAAAAACACTAACGCACATATTATCTTCTTCGGTATCAATACTCTTGAAGACTATAAAAAAGCGAAAGAACTGGGTGCAGATGGCATCCTAGTTGATTCACCTGCCATGTTTAAAAAAATTGTCAACGACAATAGGTATTTGTAG
- the dinB gene encoding DNA polymerase IV, whose amino-acid sequence MRKIIHVDMDCFFAAVEMRDDPGLRDIPIAIGGSRDRRGVISTANYPARRYGVRSAMPTAMALKLCPQLKVIPGRMAAYKEASLHIREIFARYTPLIEPLSLDEAYLDVSDCLVCSGSATLIAQEIRQSIADELHLTASAGIAPIKFLAKIASDLNKPNGQYVITPDQVLPFLHDLPLSKIPGVGKVTAKRLQEVGLVTCSDVQNYPQAELLKRFGKFGHVLWERSHGIDEREISPDRLRKSVGVERTLAEDIHDWDSCESLIEQLYAELETRLRKVRPDLHIARQGVKLKFHDFQQTTQEHVWPQLNKADLLQVARTAWNERRAGRGVRLVGLHVTLLDPQLERQLLLSWE is encoded by the coding sequence ATGCGAAAGATTATTCATGTGGATATGGATTGCTTCTTCGCGGCAGTGGAAATGCGCGACGATCCTGGCCTGCGCGATATTCCCATTGCAATTGGCGGCAGCCGGGATCGGCGTGGTGTCATCAGCACTGCCAATTATCCCGCCAGACGTTATGGCGTACGCAGTGCTATGCCAACGGCGATGGCTCTGAAACTGTGCCCGCAGCTCAAAGTTATCCCTGGCCGAATGGCGGCGTATAAAGAAGCTTCACTGCATATTCGTGAAATTTTTGCCCGCTATACCCCATTGATTGAGCCGCTATCCTTGGATGAAGCCTATCTGGATGTGTCTGATTGCCTCGTGTGCAGCGGCTCAGCGACGTTAATTGCACAAGAAATTCGCCAGTCGATTGCTGATGAATTGCACCTGACGGCTTCGGCAGGCATCGCTCCCATCAAGTTTCTCGCCAAGATCGCATCTGATTTAAATAAGCCCAATGGGCAATATGTGATTACGCCCGATCAGGTTTTGCCCTTCCTGCATGATTTACCGCTGAGCAAAATTCCTGGTGTCGGGAAAGTGACCGCAAAACGTTTACAAGAAGTGGGCTTGGTCACCTGTAGTGATGTGCAAAACTATCCGCAAGCTGAATTATTGAAGCGTTTTGGTAAATTTGGGCATGTGCTATGGGAGCGCAGCCATGGCATTGATGAGCGAGAGATCTCGCCCGATCGCTTGCGTAAATCGGTGGGTGTCGAAAGAACCTTGGCAGAAGACATTCATGATTGGGATAGCTGTGAATCATTGATTGAACAGCTATATGCTGAGCTGGAAACTCGCTTGCGTAAGGTGAGGCCGGATCTGCATATTGCCCGGCAAGGGGTTAAGCTGAAATTTCATGATTTTCAGCAAACAACACAGGAACATGTTTGGCCGCAACTGAATAAAGCTGATTTGCTGCAAGTGGCGCGAACCGCGTGGAACGAGCGGCGTGCAGGGCGGGGAGTGAGGTTAGTGGGGTTACATG